One genomic segment of Micromonospora sp. WMMC415 includes these proteins:
- a CDS encoding aldo/keto reductase codes for MDLDQPTVLLSGDVRIPLLGFGTWQITGTAAYEAVLAALDAGYRHVDTATMYGNEAEIGRAVAESGLRREDVFITTKLPPDRVGREQETIEASLRALGTDHVDLWLVHAPPSNPADSIPVWREMLAARDEGLARTVGVSNFSTAQIDELIQATEETPAVNQIRWSPSLYDRQRHRDHRDRGVVLEGYSPFKTSDLSDPVLVRIAAAHDVSPAQVVLRWHVDHEIVAIPKSVTPERIRSNADIFTFSLTAEEMRDIDALGSA; via the coding sequence CTCGACCAGCCCACCGTTCTGCTCTCCGGCGACGTGCGGATACCGCTGCTCGGCTTCGGCACCTGGCAGATCACCGGAACGGCGGCGTACGAGGCGGTGCTGGCCGCCCTCGACGCGGGTTACCGGCACGTCGACACCGCCACCATGTACGGCAACGAGGCGGAGATCGGTCGGGCGGTCGCCGAGAGCGGCCTGCGCCGGGAGGACGTCTTCATCACCACGAAGCTGCCGCCGGACCGGGTGGGCCGGGAACAGGAGACGATCGAGGCGAGCCTGCGCGCGCTCGGCACGGACCACGTCGACCTGTGGCTGGTGCACGCGCCGCCGTCGAACCCGGCGGACAGCATCCCGGTGTGGCGGGAGATGCTCGCCGCCCGGGACGAGGGCCTGGCCCGTACGGTCGGGGTCAGCAACTTCAGCACCGCGCAGATCGACGAGCTGATCCAGGCCACCGAGGAGACCCCGGCGGTCAACCAGATCCGGTGGAGCCCGTCGCTGTACGACCGGCAGCGTCACCGGGACCACCGGGACCGGGGCGTCGTGCTGGAGGGTTACAGCCCGTTCAAGACCAGCGACCTGTCGGACCCGGTGCTGGTCCGGATCGCGGCCGCGCACGACGTCTCACCGGCCCAGGTGGTGCTCCGCTGGCACGTCGACCACGAGATCGTGGCGATCCCGAAGAGCGTGACGCCGGAGCGAATCCGTTCCAACGCCGACATCTTCACCTTCTCCCTCACCGCCGAGGAGATGCGCGACATCGACGCGCTCGGCAGCGCCTGA